Proteins from a genomic interval of Sphingobacterium sp. SYP-B4668:
- a CDS encoding RNA polymerase sigma-70 factor codes for MKKSIDELLFKKYYPRLCHFAWKLVGDKSVAEDIVQDAFCAYFDQKDELCSEELAIKNFLYTSVRFTCYNLYRKEKVEERYWLLNPIIEGEDSKVEHDIIFSEVIADVYRVVAEMPSSCQHIFRLGYLDGLSNLEIAKELQISVNTVKTQKQRGMKTLLAKLNPEFLALFILFLKG; via the coding sequence ATGAAGAAGTCAATCGATGAGCTGCTGTTTAAAAAATACTATCCTCGGCTTTGTCACTTTGCCTGGAAATTGGTAGGGGATAAATCGGTAGCCGAGGATATCGTTCAAGATGCTTTTTGTGCTTACTTTGATCAAAAAGATGAGCTGTGTAGTGAAGAATTGGCCATCAAAAATTTTCTTTATACATCTGTACGTTTCACTTGTTACAATCTCTATCGTAAGGAGAAAGTTGAGGAGCGGTATTGGTTGTTGAATCCAATCATAGAAGGTGAAGATAGCAAGGTGGAGCACGACATTATCTTTTCTGAAGTCATTGCTGATGTTTATCGTGTTGTGGCAGAGATGCCAAGTTCCTGTCAACATATATTCAGACTCGGCTATCTTGATGGACTTTCTAATTTAGAGATTGCCAAAGAATTGCAAATCAGTGTCAATACCGTCAAGACACAAAAGCAACGCGGGATGAAAACTCTTTTGGCGAAGCTGAATCCTGAGTTTTTAGCACTTTTTATTTTATTCTTAAAGGGATAG